One region of Alosa sapidissima isolate fAloSap1 chromosome 1, fAloSap1.pri, whole genome shotgun sequence genomic DNA includes:
- the acsm3 gene encoding acyl-coenzyme A synthetase ACSM3, mitochondrial isoform X1: MNLLNIFCRKLRCREQFVYQLQSKCTTSIWWHQIRKKSSLPQNFTSYETLRQLYNPHIPEFFNFAKDVLDEWEAKEKRGEKSGQPALWWVNDKREEIRWSFEELGFHSRCLANILSEECQLQRGDRVLLILPRIPEWWLVNIACLRTGTVLIPGTSQLTARDILHRLQTSRAKCVVTDESLAPLLDSVAPQCSSLQSKLLVSPRNREGWLNFGELLRRASGNHVCVNTKSDEAMTIFFTSGTTGSPKMTQHSHCSYGIGLNVNGRYWLDLTHRDVMWNTSDTGWAKSAWSSVFAPWIQGACVFVHHMPRFESSTVLETLSSYPITTFCTAPTAYRMLVQEDLSRFSFPSLQHCLCAGEPINPEVMGKWREAMGLDIYEGYGQTETVLIAGTFKGMKIKPGSFGKPSPAYDVQVIDDEGNIVPQGKEGNLAIRVRPHKPFSLFTEYTDDTQRTAECFRGDFYLTGDRGLQDEDGYLWFVGRADDVILSAGYRIGPFEVENALIEHDAVAESAVVSSPDPVRGEVVKAFVVLSSEFKTRDHDELRAELQTHVKRVTAPYKYPRKIEFVNQLPKTVSGKIRRVELRNKEWERG, from the exons ATGAATTTACTAAATATCTTTTGTCGTAAGTTAAGATGTAGGGAACAATTTGTTTATCAACTACAATCCAAATGTACAACATCGATTTGGTGGCACCAGATTCGAAAGAAAAGTTCTCTTCCACAAAATTTCACCTCATACGAGACTCTACGGCAGCTTTACAACCCTCACATTCCTGAGTTTTTCAACTTTGCCAAAGATGTGCTGGATGAGTGGGAGGCCAAAGAGAAG CGGGGAGAGAAGTCAGGGCAGCCTGCTCTCTGGTGGGTGAATGACAAAAGAGAGGAGATCAGGTGGAGTTTTGAGGAGTTGGGGTTCCACTCCAGATGCCTCGCCAACATTCTCTCAGAGGAGTGCCAGCTTCAGAGAGGGGACAGGGTGCTCCTGATACTACCCAGAATTCCAGAGTGGTGGCTGGTCAACATTGCTTGTCTGAGAACAG GTACGGTTCTCATTCCCGGTACCTCTCAGCTCACTGCCCGGGACATCCTCCACCGCCTGCAGACCTCCAGGGCCAAGTGCGTGGTCACGGACGAGTCTCTGGCCCCTCTGCTGGACTCGGTGGCTCCACAGTGCTCCTCTCTTCAATCCAAACTCCTTGTGTCCCcaagaaacagagagggatggCTCAACTTTGGAGAGCTCTTAAG GAGAGCGTCGGGAaaccatgtttgtgtgaacacaAAAAGCGATGAGGCCATGACAATATTCTTCACCAGCGGCACCACAGGTTCTCCTAAAATGACCCAGCATAGTCACTGTAGCTATGGAATAGGCCTCAATGTCAATGGCAG GTACTGGCTCGACCTAACGCACAGAGATGTGATGTGGAACACCTCAGACACAGGCTGGGCCAAGTCAGCCTGGAGTAGCGTTTTCGCCCCCTGGATCCAgggagcatgtgtgtttgtccacCATATGCCACGTTTCGAGTCATCAACAGTTCTGGAG ACTCTGTCCAGTTATCCTATAACTACCTTCTGCACTGCCCCCACTGCCTATCGCATGTTGGTTCAAGAGGACCTGTCCAG GTTCAGCTTCCCCAGCCTGCAGCACTGCCTGTGTGCGGGCGAGCCCATTAACCCAGAAGTGATGGGCAAGTGGAGAGAGGCCATGGGACTGGACATTTACGAGGGATacggacagacagagaca GTGTTAATTGCTGGGACTTTTAAGGGGATGAAGATCAAGCCTGGATCTTTTGGCAAACCATCGCCAGCATACGATGTACAG GTCATAGATGATGAAGGAAATATTGTGCCTCAGGGGAAGGAGGGAAACTTGGCCATCCGAGTGAGACCTCACAAGCCTTTCTCCCTGTTCACCGAGTACACG GACGATACCCAGAGGACAGCAGAGTGCTTCAGAGGAGACTTCTACCTGACCGGAGATAGAGGACTCCAGGACGAGGATGGCTACCTGTGGTTTGTGGGGAGGGCAGATGACGTCATTCTCTCGGCAGG GTACCGCATAGGTCCTTTTGAGGTGGAGAATGCCTTGATTGAGCACGATGCCGTGGCTGAGTCCGCTGTCGTCAGTAGCCCAGACCCAGTCAGAGGAGAG GTAGTGAAGGCGTTTGTTGTGCTGTCCTCCGAGTTTAAAACCAGGGACCATGATGAACTCAGAGCAGAGCTCCAGACGCATGTGAAAAGAGTCACAGCTCCTTATAAATACCCACGGAAG attGAGTTTGTGAACCAGCTTCCAAAGACAGTCAGTGGTAAAATCAGAAGAGTCGAACTTCGAAATAAAGAGTGGGAAAGAGGATGA
- the acsm3 gene encoding acyl-coenzyme A synthetase ACSM3, mitochondrial isoform X2 yields MIQTLRCYGLQRGEKSGQPALWWVNDKREEIRWSFEELGFHSRCLANILSEECQLQRGDRVLLILPRIPEWWLVNIACLRTGTVLIPGTSQLTARDILHRLQTSRAKCVVTDESLAPLLDSVAPQCSSLQSKLLVSPRNREGWLNFGELLRRASGNHVCVNTKSDEAMTIFFTSGTTGSPKMTQHSHCSYGIGLNVNGRYWLDLTHRDVMWNTSDTGWAKSAWSSVFAPWIQGACVFVHHMPRFESSTVLETLSSYPITTFCTAPTAYRMLVQEDLSRFSFPSLQHCLCAGEPINPEVMGKWREAMGLDIYEGYGQTETVLIAGTFKGMKIKPGSFGKPSPAYDVQVIDDEGNIVPQGKEGNLAIRVRPHKPFSLFTEYTDDTQRTAECFRGDFYLTGDRGLQDEDGYLWFVGRADDVILSAGYRIGPFEVENALIEHDAVAESAVVSSPDPVRGEVVKAFVVLSSEFKTRDHDELRAELQTHVKRVTAPYKYPRKIEFVNQLPKTVSGKIRRVELRNKEWERG; encoded by the exons ATGATCCAGACGTTGCGTTGTTATGGACTACAG CGGGGAGAGAAGTCAGGGCAGCCTGCTCTCTGGTGGGTGAATGACAAAAGAGAGGAGATCAGGTGGAGTTTTGAGGAGTTGGGGTTCCACTCCAGATGCCTCGCCAACATTCTCTCAGAGGAGTGCCAGCTTCAGAGAGGGGACAGGGTGCTCCTGATACTACCCAGAATTCCAGAGTGGTGGCTGGTCAACATTGCTTGTCTGAGAACAG GTACGGTTCTCATTCCCGGTACCTCTCAGCTCACTGCCCGGGACATCCTCCACCGCCTGCAGACCTCCAGGGCCAAGTGCGTGGTCACGGACGAGTCTCTGGCCCCTCTGCTGGACTCGGTGGCTCCACAGTGCTCCTCTCTTCAATCCAAACTCCTTGTGTCCCcaagaaacagagagggatggCTCAACTTTGGAGAGCTCTTAAG GAGAGCGTCGGGAaaccatgtttgtgtgaacacaAAAAGCGATGAGGCCATGACAATATTCTTCACCAGCGGCACCACAGGTTCTCCTAAAATGACCCAGCATAGTCACTGTAGCTATGGAATAGGCCTCAATGTCAATGGCAG GTACTGGCTCGACCTAACGCACAGAGATGTGATGTGGAACACCTCAGACACAGGCTGGGCCAAGTCAGCCTGGAGTAGCGTTTTCGCCCCCTGGATCCAgggagcatgtgtgtttgtccacCATATGCCACGTTTCGAGTCATCAACAGTTCTGGAG ACTCTGTCCAGTTATCCTATAACTACCTTCTGCACTGCCCCCACTGCCTATCGCATGTTGGTTCAAGAGGACCTGTCCAG GTTCAGCTTCCCCAGCCTGCAGCACTGCCTGTGTGCGGGCGAGCCCATTAACCCAGAAGTGATGGGCAAGTGGAGAGAGGCCATGGGACTGGACATTTACGAGGGATacggacagacagagaca GTGTTAATTGCTGGGACTTTTAAGGGGATGAAGATCAAGCCTGGATCTTTTGGCAAACCATCGCCAGCATACGATGTACAG GTCATAGATGATGAAGGAAATATTGTGCCTCAGGGGAAGGAGGGAAACTTGGCCATCCGAGTGAGACCTCACAAGCCTTTCTCCCTGTTCACCGAGTACACG GACGATACCCAGAGGACAGCAGAGTGCTTCAGAGGAGACTTCTACCTGACCGGAGATAGAGGACTCCAGGACGAGGATGGCTACCTGTGGTTTGTGGGGAGGGCAGATGACGTCATTCTCTCGGCAGG GTACCGCATAGGTCCTTTTGAGGTGGAGAATGCCTTGATTGAGCACGATGCCGTGGCTGAGTCCGCTGTCGTCAGTAGCCCAGACCCAGTCAGAGGAGAG GTAGTGAAGGCGTTTGTTGTGCTGTCCTCCGAGTTTAAAACCAGGGACCATGATGAACTCAGAGCAGAGCTCCAGACGCATGTGAAAAGAGTCACAGCTCCTTATAAATACCCACGGAAG attGAGTTTGTGAACCAGCTTCCAAAGACAGTCAGTGGTAAAATCAGAAGAGTCGAACTTCGAAATAAAGAGTGGGAAAGAGGATGA